Proteins encoded by one window of Salvia splendens isolate huo1 chromosome 5, SspV2, whole genome shotgun sequence:
- the LOC121805097 gene encoding protein JOKA2-like → MEAPSTVVIKVKYGDILRRFNAPIDDKLTVNMDVLRGKILSLFSFSPDTELMLSYVDEDGDVVALVDDDDLRDVVKQGLNPVRVTVKVNRDKIDSPTYPNLSSTPLRSAPVHPLPNLSAGVSEVMRNVPEPLREALVKLSEELASKATSTSPGICDMVENLSKVSLSYLGQRSVPAAMSNMRNAVPESSSAADNKYAEDVTVSATVEKPKTYASTEKKDVKIKNVTGPRKDCPTFDFNAVAAALESENSSGKPESDGVPFTIRGREKVRLSAECSNGKSNLTSNPPSVAINVGKAAEVGPNLHYQFEKAAEFGPNPRDQCDIFSDRLNGPGNVRSSIIDDFKKETSPYKSGEGLGSLCGFGGMNACPFSGTPLENISAVPPLSPSEANLFRRSHCQNDTGGNIVHRGVCCDGCGVHPIVGPRFKSKVKVNYDLCRVCYDKMGNGNDYVRMETPVVYRHHLPHFRVRDQGVFPHVYRGSKVKLSSVKLDSRFIQDVNIFDGTVMAPFTPFTKIWRMRNNGRVAWPPKTQLVWIGGDKLTDTLSTEVQVLAAGLQVDQELDVTIDFISPELPGRYISYWRMASPSGQKFGQRVWVLIQVDASIVKESPRDAVRNLNLNLPPASSYLNGLETISVDCEAVAEASRQKADNLKNTENELKFPINDSLLVGNGAGWNSPPFPASSSVAYPIIDLTDMEPPVPSDMELPVLPASPAMYIPMLPPPPPPPPAVPIAVVPESVELPEKHLMEDKLLKELAEMGFKQVDLNKEVLRMNEYDLEQAVDDLCGVAEWDPILEELEEMGFRNTEMNKKLLKKNNGSIKRVVMDLIAGEEDV, encoded by the exons ATGGAGGCTCCGTCTACTGTGGTGATCAAG GTCAAGTATGGGGATATTCTTAGGCGTTTCAATGCTCCCATTGATGACAAACTTACTGTGAACATGGATGTGCTGAGAGGGAAGATCCTCTCCCTCTTCAGCTTTTCTCCTGATACCGAGCTCATGCTTTCGTATGTTGATGAAGATGGGGATGTTGTTGCtcttgttgatgatgatgatcttCGTGACGTCGTGAAACAGGGCCTTAATCCCGTAAGAGTAACTGTGAAAGTGAATAGGGATAAAATTGACAGTCCAACTTATCCTAACCTTAGTTCCACACCTCTAAGGTCTGCTCCTGTGCACCCTCTACCCAATCTGAGTGCTGGTGTGTCTGAGGTTATGAGGAATGTCCCTGAGCCTCTGCGTGAAGCACTTGTGAAACTTTCCGAAGAGTTGGCATCTAAGGCTACATCCACTTCTCCTGGTATCTGTGACATGGTTGAAAACCTGTCAAAAGTCAGCTTATCTTATTTGGGCCAGCGATCGGTCCCTGCTGCGATGTCTAATATGCGGAATGCTGTTCCTGAGAGTAGCTCAGCTGCAGATAACAAATATGCTGAAGACGTCACGGTTTCTGCCACAGTGGAAAAGCCTAAGACATATGCTAGCACTGAAAAGAAGGAtgtcaaaattaaaaatgttaCTGGGCCGAGGAAGGATTGTCCAACTTTTGACTTTAATGCTGTGGCTGCAGCCCTTGAATCTGAGAATTCCAGTGGCAAGCCTGAATCAGATGGTGTTCCCTTTACTATTCGTGGCAGAGAAAAAGTCAGGTTGAGTGCTGAATGTTCTAATGGAAAGTCGAACCTGACGAGTAACCCTCCATCTGTTGCAATTAATGTCGGCAAGGCTGCAGAAGTTGGTCCAAATCTCCATTATCAGTTTGAAAAGGCTGCAGAATTTGGACCGAACCCGCGTGATCAGTGTGATATTTTCTCTGATCGCTTGAATGGCCCCGGAAATGTGAGATCTTCCATAATTGATGATTTCAAGAAGGAAACATCTCCTTACAAAAGTGGTGAAGGGTTGGGCTCACTTTGTGGTTTTGGTGGCATGAATGCATGCCCATTTTCTGGTACACCACTGGAAAATATCTCAGCTGTTCCACCACTTTCTCCTTCTGAGGCAAATCTCTTTAGGAGAAGTCATTGTCAAAATGATACTGGTGGGAATATCGTACATCGGGGGGTTTGTTGTGATGGTTGTGGCGTCCACCCTATAGTTGGCCCCAGATTCAAGTCTAAAGT GAAGGTGAATTATGACTTGTGCCGTGTATGCTATGACAAAATGGGGAATGGCAATGATTATGTCAGAATGGAAACCCCAGTAGTTTATCGACATCATTTGCCACATTTTCGGGTTAGGGACCAGGGTGTGTTCCCTCATGTTTACAGAGGTTCTAAGGTCAAACTAAGTTCGGTGAAGCTAGATAGTCGCTTCATTCAAGATGTTAACATATTTGATGGTACTGTTATGGCACCTTTCACTCCATTTACCAAGATATGGCGGATGAGGAACAATGGTAGAGTTGCATGGCCCCCAAAAACACAACTTGTTTGGATTGGAGGTGATAAATTGACTGATACCCTTTCTACTGAAGTTCAA GTTCTTGCTGCTGGATTGCAAGTAGACCAGGAGCTTGATGTCACCATTGATTTCATCTCTCCAGAGCTTCCAGGGCGCTATATCTCATATTGGAGAATGGCCTCGCCATCTGGCCAAAAGTTTGGACAGCGGGTTTGGGTTTTAATCCAG GTTGATGCTTCTATTGTTAAAGAATCGCCTCGTGATGCTGTAAGAAATTTGAACCTTAACTTGCCCCCGGCAAGCAGCTACTTGAATGGTCTTGAAACTATTAGCGTGGATTGTGAAGCAGTAGCAGAGGCCAGTCGTCAGAAGGCTGATAACTTGAAAAACACAGAAAATGAGCTGAAATTCCCTATTAATGATAGCTTGTTGGTTGGCAATGGAGCTGGATGGAACTCTCCTCCCTTTCCTGCTTCTTCGTCAGTTGCATATCCTATCATTGACCTGACTGATATGGAACCACCTGTCCCTTCTGATATGGAACTACCTGTCCTCCCGGCATCTCCTGCTATGTACATCCCCATgctgccgccgccaccaccaccacctcctgcAGTACCCATTGCCGTTGTACCCGAATCTGTTGAACTTCCCGAAAAGCATCTAATGGAGGATAAACTTCTGAAGGAACTCGCTGAAATGGGCTTCAAACAGGTTGATCTAAACAAGGAAGTCTTGAGGATGAACGAGTATGATCTCGAGCAAGCAGTGGATGATCTCTGTGGTGTGGCTGAGTGGGATCCCATCCTCGAAGAGCTCGAAGAGATG GGTTTTCGTAACACAGAAATGAACAAGAAGTTGCTGAAGAAGAATAATGGGAGCATCAAGCGCGTCGTCATGGACCTTATCGCTGGAGAGGAGGATGTTTAG